A window from Burkholderiales bacterium encodes these proteins:
- a CDS encoding HD domain-containing phosphohydrolase translates to MRQAQESHRIQVLTSGDLLQRLEDLNRVGASLSKEKDINRLLENILIAAKNIVNADGGTLYRMVDDRNLKFEIIRTDSLNIAMGGTTGEAIPFNPIALYDETGKPNNSMVVAYAVLHDQTINIADAYTERGFDFTGTKNFDKKTGYRSKSFLTIPMKNHEKEIIGVLQLINAKDRESGEIIAFSATDEQLGESLASQAAIALTNRLLISQLEDLFESFIRLINTAIDEKSPYTGGHCARVPVLTMMIAEAVNNTKIGPLKDFHMNEKDRYELEIAGLLHDCGKVTTPVHVVDKATKLETIYDRINLIDTRFEVLKRDAEVSMLKSKQRLGKDRRGIAKLEAKYRSRIKQLNQDREFLRKTNIGGEFVNEEVLQRVREIASYRWVGIDGKRKKFLTDDESENLSIARGTLNEKEREIINNHVVVTIKMLEALPWPKHLRKVPEFAGGHHERVDGKGYPRGLKREDMSVQARIIGIADIFEALTAKDRPYKIGKTLTESLNILGRLKIDGHIDPDLFDVFVRDKVYLAYAKQFLDPEQIDDVDESKIPGYSKRPDSGRPNSES, encoded by the coding sequence ATGCGACAAGCACAGGAATCGCATAGGATACAGGTGCTCACTTCTGGTGATTTGCTGCAGCGGCTGGAAGATCTAAACCGCGTCGGTGCGTCGTTGTCCAAGGAAAAGGACATCAATCGTCTGCTGGAAAACATACTGATTGCTGCGAAGAATATCGTCAACGCCGATGGCGGCACGCTGTACCGAATGGTGGACGATCGCAACCTGAAATTCGAAATTATCCGCACTGATTCCCTTAATATCGCCATGGGGGGCACCACCGGCGAAGCAATTCCGTTTAACCCGATCGCGCTGTACGACGAAACTGGCAAACCCAACAATTCCATGGTGGTGGCCTATGCGGTGTTGCATGATCAAACGATCAACATCGCCGACGCCTATACCGAGCGTGGCTTCGATTTTACCGGCACCAAGAATTTCGATAAGAAAACCGGGTATCGCTCGAAGTCATTTCTAACGATCCCGATGAAGAATCATGAGAAAGAGATCATCGGGGTATTGCAGCTCATTAACGCCAAAGACCGCGAGAGCGGAGAAATCATCGCGTTTTCAGCGACCGATGAACAGTTGGGCGAATCGCTGGCGTCTCAGGCCGCGATCGCGCTTACCAACCGGTTGTTGATCAGCCAGCTCGAAGATCTGTTTGAATCGTTTATTCGCCTAATCAATACCGCGATCGACGAAAAGTCGCCCTATACCGGGGGGCACTGCGCGCGGGTTCCGGTGCTGACCATGATGATTGCGGAAGCGGTGAACAACACTAAAATCGGTCCCCTCAAGGACTTTCACATGAATGAAAAAGACCGCTACGAACTCGAAATCGCTGGCCTCTTGCATGACTGTGGAAAAGTGACAACGCCGGTCCATGTCGTGGACAAAGCCACCAAGCTGGAGACCATCTACGACCGCATTAACCTAATAGACACTCGGTTCGAAGTTCTAAAACGTGATGCCGAAGTCAGTATGCTGAAGTCAAAGCAGCGGCTGGGAAAAGATCGTCGTGGCATCGCCAAACTTGAGGCCAAATATCGCAGCCGCATCAAACAGCTGAATCAAGATCGCGAGTTCTTGCGCAAAACCAACATCGGCGGCGAATTTGTGAATGAGGAGGTGCTGCAACGGGTAAGAGAGATTGCCAGCTATCGCTGGGTTGGCATCGACGGCAAGCGGAAGAAATTTCTTACCGATGACGAATCAGAAAACCTGAGCATCGCCAGAGGCACGCTGAACGAAAAAGAGCGTGAAATTATCAACAACCACGTCGTGGTCACCATCAAAATGCTGGAAGCGCTGCCATGGCCGAAGCATCTGCGCAAGGTGCCGGAATTCGCTGGTGGGCATCATGAGCGCGTGGATGGCAAGGGTTATCCGCGCGGGTTAAAGCGCGAAGACATGTCAGTGCAAGCGCGCATCATAGGCATTGCCGACATCTTCGAGGCACTCACCGCCAAGGATCGGCCGTACAAAATAGGAAAAACACTTACCGAATCTCTTAATATCCTAGGCAGGCTCAAAATCGATGGGCATATTGATCCTGATTTGTTTGATGTATTCGTCCGGGACAAAGTTTATCTCGCGTACGCCAAGCAGTTCCTCGATCCAGAGCAAATCGACGATGTGGACGAGTCGAAAATCCCTGGATACTCCAAACGACCGGATTCGGGTCGGCCCAATTCCGAAAGCTGA
- a CDS encoding adenylate/guanylate cyclase domain-containing protein, producing MGRLLDFKKNPVRIVLGLVITLVFIGHAAKIYQFTFLEQLDSIIYDARLRFTMPGTVDNRIVIVDIDEKSLAEEGRWPWSRNRLALLVDKLFDRYSAAIAGFDMVFADKDESSGLLVLEDLSQKQFKDDPQFQAALARVRPQLEYDQIFAASLKKHPVLLGYYFTNEEVAGKYVAVNTLPSPVLPAGSFPGKGVQFVTWDGYGANLSELQQAASGAGHINPIYDAADGVNRRVPMLAKYKDAYYEPLSLAMVRALLGFPKVEPGYATDPLLRMGLGAKDFSRLEFLKVGPLRIPVDENVAALVPYRGRQGSFKYVSATDVLNDRLDPAELKDKIVLIGTTAPGLKDLRSTPVGRAFPGVEIHANLIAGMLDGNIKEKPPYVRGAEVVLLVFAGIGLTLLMPLLSPIRWGLFTLIVLLFVLTTNIVAWHYGNLVLPMASVLLLILGLFALNMSYGYFKESRIKRQFADLFGQYVPPELVDKMSEDPKRYSMEGKSQELSVLFSDVRDFTSISEGLEPKELAAFVNEYLTTMTHIIRAHRGTLDKYIGDAIMAFWGAPVNDPDHPRNAVISALEMQATARQLREQFKARGWPEIRLGVGINTGVMVVGDMGSAVRKAYTVMGDSVNLASRLEGLCKEYGADIIVSEMTKDVVSGIVYRELDQVRVKGKDEPVLIYEPLGYEGQVDEVVLDELTLFQRVLKLYRAQNWDLAELQLINLRKMAPTAHLYQLFLERIKKLRTNPPKPGWTGVWVYETK from the coding sequence GTGGGTCGCTTGTTGGACTTTAAAAAAAATCCGGTTCGCATTGTCTTAGGCTTGGTAATCACGCTGGTTTTCATAGGTCATGCGGCAAAGATTTACCAGTTCACATTCTTGGAGCAGCTCGATTCAATCATTTACGACGCCCGCCTGCGGTTCACCATGCCCGGTACCGTTGACAACCGCATCGTCATCGTGGACATCGATGAAAAGAGCTTGGCAGAAGAAGGACGCTGGCCGTGGAGCCGCAACCGCCTCGCACTCCTTGTGGACAAGCTGTTTGACCGTTATAGCGCTGCGATTGCAGGTTTTGACATGGTGTTCGCGGACAAAGACGAAAGCTCCGGACTGTTGGTTTTGGAGGACTTGTCGCAAAAGCAGTTTAAGGACGATCCTCAGTTTCAGGCCGCGCTCGCACGGGTGCGGCCGCAACTCGAATACGACCAGATATTTGCCGCAAGCCTGAAAAAGCACCCAGTACTGTTAGGCTACTACTTTACGAATGAAGAAGTCGCGGGCAAGTACGTAGCAGTCAACACGCTCCCGTCCCCTGTGCTACCCGCAGGATCCTTTCCAGGCAAAGGGGTTCAATTTGTCACATGGGATGGCTATGGGGCAAACCTCAGCGAGCTGCAACAAGCCGCAAGTGGTGCTGGCCATATCAACCCGATTTACGATGCAGCTGACGGGGTCAACAGACGTGTACCGATGCTTGCCAAGTACAAAGACGCCTATTATGAACCGCTATCACTTGCTATGGTACGTGCTTTGCTGGGGTTTCCCAAGGTCGAACCGGGTTATGCAACTGATCCGCTTCTACGAATGGGTCTTGGGGCAAAAGACTTTTCCAGGCTTGAATTCTTGAAGGTGGGGCCGCTCCGAATTCCGGTGGATGAGAATGTTGCGGCTCTGGTGCCATACCGCGGAAGGCAGGGCAGTTTCAAGTATGTATCGGCTACGGACGTGCTAAATGACAGGCTGGATCCCGCCGAACTCAAGGATAAGATAGTGCTGATCGGCACCACTGCGCCCGGGCTCAAGGATTTGCGATCGACACCGGTCGGTAGAGCCTTTCCCGGAGTTGAAATCCATGCCAACTTGATCGCTGGAATGCTGGATGGAAATATCAAGGAAAAACCACCTTATGTGCGCGGCGCCGAAGTGGTTTTGCTGGTTTTCGCAGGGATAGGGTTGACGTTGTTGATGCCTTTACTCAGTCCAATAAGATGGGGACTTTTCACTCTGATTGTTCTGCTGTTTGTGCTCACCACCAACATCGTGGCCTGGCATTACGGCAACCTCGTGTTGCCGATGGCAAGCGTGTTGTTGCTGATTCTTGGGCTGTTCGCGCTCAACATGTCCTACGGCTATTTTAAGGAATCACGGATCAAGCGGCAGTTCGCGGATCTGTTCGGACAATATGTTCCACCGGAACTGGTGGATAAAATGAGCGAGGATCCGAAGCGTTACAGCATGGAGGGCAAAAGCCAGGAGTTGTCCGTGCTATTTTCGGACGTGCGCGACTTCACCTCGATTTCCGAGGGTCTTGAGCCTAAAGAACTAGCTGCGTTCGTCAATGAGTATCTAACCACGATGACGCATATTATCCGTGCACACCGCGGCACGCTGGACAAATATATCGGCGACGCCATTATGGCGTTTTGGGGTGCGCCGGTAAACGACCCGGATCACCCTCGCAATGCAGTGATCAGCGCCCTGGAAATGCAAGCTACCGCGCGGCAGTTGCGCGAGCAGTTCAAGGCCCGCGGTTGGCCGGAAATCAGGCTCGGCGTGGGCATCAACACCGGCGTCATGGTAGTGGGCGACATGGGTTCAGCGGTACGCAAAGCCTACACCGTTATGGGCGATTCCGTGAACCTGGCTTCGAGGCTGGAGGGGCTCTGCAAGGAATATGGTGCAGACATTATCGTGAGTGAAATGACCAAGGACGTGGTCTCCGGCATTGTGTACCGTGAACTCGATCAAGTGAGAGTAAAGGGCAAGGACGAACCGGTACTCATTTACGAGCCGCTAGGGTATGAGGGACAAGTGGACGAGGTGGTGCTGGATGAACTGACGCTGTTTCAGAGGGTGTTGAAACTTTATCGCGCGCAGAACTGGGACCTGGCGGAACTGCAACTGATTAATCTGCGGAAAATGGCACCCACTGCCCACCTGTATCAGCTGTTTCTGGAGCGCATCAAGAAACTTCGCACGAATCCGCCCAAGCCAGGGTGGACAGGCGTTTGGGTGTATGAAACCAAATGA
- a CDS encoding GspE/PulE family protein: protein MSTVFQAQPATKDVLTEKLNFTKKLQAVTNKIHAAYNIDEIMLEVSQDICSLFNADRLTIYTVADDKTSIISKVKTGLNSFKDLKLPINEQSIAGFVAMSKKLVNIRDVYDDNELRALSPQLSFLKEVDKRTGYRTKQMLVAPVIDASSNETIGVVQIINNRGGTPFAPVMEEGVTFICETLAIALKQRQQPQHMVRTKYDYLVADAVISAEEFELATRSARRKNLDIEDILIDEFQVKLPSLGQSLSKFYQVPYEPFRADRIKPADLLKNLKRDFVQSSLWVPIEENKDGLIILTTDPERIKGSRVANNVFPKHKLIYRVCTNREFISTLDLLFGAGGMDASSVGELLSGLDEELEGEGAGADDVSAAADNELVKLVNKIIVDAYHQGASDIHIEPYPGKAKTEIRFRKDGTLVPYIEIPASYRSALVTRLKIMCDLDISEKRKPQDGKIKFKKFGPLDIELRVATIPSQGGVEDIVMRILGAGEPIPLEKLGLSAHNLETLKQVISKPYGLFFVCGPTGSGKTTTLHSVLGYINTPETKIWTAEDPVEITQRGLRQVQMNVKAGLTFAVAMRSFLRCDPDVIMVGEMRDKETVSIGIEASLTGHLVFATLHTNSAPESIIRLLDMGMDPFNFSDALLGVLAQRLAKRLCSKCKQAYVPNQDEIKALLAEYCEELKNTAQWKKDAKGAYEQVYKDWVKSFGNEKGQFTLYQPVGCEVCNNTGYKGRVGLHEMLVGTDAIKKDIQEHAHVAQMFATALDDGMRTLKQDGIEKVLQGITNIHQVRAVCIK, encoded by the coding sequence ATGAGTACGGTGTTTCAGGCACAACCGGCAACTAAGGATGTCCTTACCGAGAAGCTGAATTTCACAAAAAAGTTACAGGCGGTCACCAACAAGATTCATGCTGCCTACAACATTGATGAAATCATGCTCGAGGTAAGCCAGGACATCTGCTCTCTGTTCAATGCAGACCGTCTCACCATCTATACCGTGGCCGATGATAAGACTTCAATAATTTCCAAGGTTAAAACCGGACTCAATTCATTCAAGGACCTGAAACTGCCCATCAACGAACAAAGCATTGCCGGTTTCGTGGCGATGAGCAAAAAGCTGGTCAATATCAGGGATGTTTACGACGACAATGAATTAAGGGCGCTGAGTCCACAATTGAGTTTCCTCAAAGAGGTCGATAAGCGCACAGGGTATCGCACCAAACAGATGCTGGTGGCGCCGGTGATTGACGCAAGCAGCAATGAGACAATCGGCGTGGTGCAGATCATCAATAACAGGGGAGGAACACCATTTGCGCCGGTGATGGAAGAAGGCGTGACTTTTATTTGCGAAACCCTTGCCATAGCCCTCAAGCAGCGCCAGCAACCGCAACATATGGTGCGGACGAAATATGATTACCTGGTTGCGGACGCGGTGATTTCGGCGGAAGAATTTGAACTTGCAACGCGGTCGGCGCGCCGGAAAAACCTCGACATCGAAGACATTTTAATTGACGAATTCCAGGTTAAGCTCCCTTCGTTAGGGCAATCGTTGTCGAAATTCTATCAAGTGCCCTACGAACCCTTTCGCGCCGACCGAATTAAGCCTGCGGACTTACTGAAAAATCTGAAACGCGACTTCGTGCAAAGTAGCTTGTGGGTCCCGATAGAGGAAAACAAGGATGGGTTGATAATTCTTACCACTGATCCCGAACGCATCAAGGGATCACGCGTCGCGAATAACGTGTTCCCGAAGCATAAGTTAATTTACCGGGTATGTACCAACCGCGAGTTTATAAGCACTTTGGATTTGTTGTTCGGAGCTGGCGGAATGGATGCCTCTTCGGTGGGCGAACTGCTGTCGGGCCTGGACGAGGAGCTCGAGGGGGAAGGCGCGGGGGCGGATGATGTTTCTGCAGCCGCAGACAACGAGCTGGTAAAGCTGGTCAACAAGATCATCGTGGACGCCTACCATCAAGGCGCTTCGGACATTCACATTGAACCTTATCCCGGAAAAGCCAAGACAGAAATCCGTTTCCGCAAAGACGGCACGCTGGTGCCGTACATTGAAATTCCAGCGAGTTACCGTAGCGCTTTAGTGACGCGGTTAAAAATCATGTGCGATCTTGACATCTCGGAAAAAAGAAAACCGCAGGACGGCAAGATCAAATTCAAGAAATTCGGTCCGCTGGATATTGAATTGCGGGTCGCGACGATACCGTCACAGGGCGGCGTGGAAGACATAGTGATGCGGATTCTCGGTGCGGGCGAGCCGATCCCATTGGAAAAACTGGGCCTGAGCGCCCATAATCTGGAGACACTGAAACAGGTGATCTCCAAGCCTTACGGATTATTTTTTGTGTGCGGCCCCACCGGTTCGGGTAAAACCACCACCTTGCACTCGGTGCTGGGCTACATCAACACCCCGGAAACCAAGATCTGGACGGCGGAAGATCCGGTGGAAATCACCCAGAGAGGTTTGCGTCAGGTGCAAATGAATGTCAAGGCCGGGCTTACGTTTGCGGTCGCTATGCGCTCTTTCTTACGCTGCGACCCGGATGTGATCATGGTAGGTGAGATGCGTGACAAGGAAACCGTTTCCATCGGCATTGAGGCCTCGCTTACCGGCCACTTGGTGTTTGCCACGTTGCACACCAACAGTGCGCCGGAGTCCATCATCCGCTTGCTGGATATGGGGATGGACCCGTTCAACTTTTCCGACGCGTTGTTGGGCGTGCTCGCGCAACGCCTGGCTAAGCGCTTATGTAGCAAATGCAAGCAAGCTTATGTCCCCAATCAGGACGAAATAAAAGCGCTGCTCGCAGAATACTGTGAGGAGCTCAAGAATACCGCTCAATGGAAGAAGGACGCGAAGGGCGCCTACGAGCAGGTATACAAAGATTGGGTGAAATCCTTTGGCAATGAGAAAGGGCAGTTCACCCTTTATCAACCGGTGGGGTGCGAAGTTTGCAACAACACCGGCTACAAGGGTCGTGTCGGCCTGCACGAAATGCTGGTTGGGACCGATGCCATAAAGAAAGATATTCAGGAGCACGCGCATGTTGCACAAATGTTTGCTACAGCGCTGGACGATGGGATGCGCACCCTGAAGCAGGACGGGATAGAAAAGGTTTTGCAAGGCATTACTAATATTCATCAAGTCCGCGCAGTTTGCATTAAATAA